A window from Candidatus Aminicenantes bacterium encodes these proteins:
- a CDS encoding phosphoribosylformylglycinamidine synthase → MAETFRVFVSKRPGFDSAAEKLLRDLRHHLDILSLSKLRVFNRYEIRGIARSDLEMAIPIILSEPPLDDVFLDEIPVTGQERLLGVEYLPGQYDQRSDSTAQCFQILMRGERPEVATARFYRFSGTISDNEFQRIRKYMINPVDSREAQLHVSGLDSTLPQPDRDVPVLSELLCLEDGAAGDWIRDMALSLSVADLILIRDHFRDIGRAPTLTELRMLDTYWSDHCRHTTFHTILDSVKIDPGPYSRVLLDAYNRFLSDFALIKPDRHRHTLMDMATLSMRIMKKQGRLDDMEVSGEVNACSIIRSVRENGTERDWLILFKNETHNHPTEIEPFGGAATCLGGAIRDPLSGRAYVYQAMRVTGCGDPRTPIGETLPGKLPQRRITTEAAHGYSSYGNQIGLATGLVREIYHPGYVAKRMEVGAVIGAVPREHVLRRDAVPGDRILLVGGKTGRDGIGGATGSSKTHTEQSLTTAGAEVQKGNPPEERKLQRLFRNPRAIGMIRKCNDFGAGGVAVAVGELAAGIDVFLHRVPLKYQGLNATEVALSESQERMAVVVSAADTDAFVKAAESENLEATEIAVVTENNRLRMFWHDRIILNLERDFLDSHGAKQHARVRVTPPAINGKSDLLVPLVNADKGEKTAWLKLMADLNITSQQGLVEHFDASIGAASVHYPLGGAFQDTPADAMVAKIPLDHGQAATATAMTFGFDPHLSVRSPFHGAVYAVVEAVTRLAAVGVALCEIRFSLQEYFEKLGDDEARWGKPFSALLGAHTALMQLGVAAIGGKDSMSGSFNELDVPPTLIAFAVGTLDVEKAVSAEFKQANRRVYLVPLDTVSGDMPDFQRLRSRLDAVCRAIQAGEVTAARAIGMGGTAEGLAKMAFGNRIGLEIRPEIAADLLFRPAYGAMILEVPADRETGWLREAGAQWIADTIKEEEIRHNAIVIPLEELLYPWKQTLEGVFPSRSCPAENLFKEIPLHAARTRRSACAKTAHPRAFVPVFPGTNCEYDTTAALEQAGALARAQVFRNRSPQEVEESITALCREIDQAQMLVLPGGFSAGDEPEGSGKFIATVFRNPRVHEAVERLLNQRDGLILGICNGFQALIKLGLLPYGKILDLSAQSPTITYNQIGRHVARMVRTRIVSTLSPWFSRCRAGDIHTVPVSHGEGRFIASAKQLHALTQAGQVATQYVDMEGKPTMNYPHNPNGSSLAVEGICSPDGRILGKMGHSERLGPWTARNIPGITEPALFSGGVAYFR, encoded by the coding sequence ATGGCTGAAACTTTTCGCGTGTTCGTCTCTAAACGGCCCGGATTCGACAGCGCCGCGGAAAAACTCCTGCGGGATCTACGCCATCATCTGGACATCCTGTCATTGTCAAAACTGCGGGTGTTCAACCGCTACGAGATTCGGGGAATTGCCCGCTCAGACCTTGAAATGGCCATCCCGATCATCCTATCCGAACCGCCCCTGGATGATGTATTCCTGGATGAGATCCCGGTAACGGGGCAGGAGCGCCTCCTGGGCGTGGAATACCTGCCTGGACAATACGACCAGCGCTCCGACAGCACAGCCCAGTGTTTCCAGATCCTCATGCGCGGGGAACGACCCGAAGTGGCCACAGCCCGATTTTACCGCTTCTCAGGTACAATCAGCGACAACGAATTCCAGCGCATCCGCAAATACATGATCAACCCCGTAGATTCACGCGAAGCGCAACTGCATGTTTCCGGCCTGGACTCCACCCTGCCGCAACCAGACCGGGATGTCCCGGTGTTGAGCGAACTCCTTTGCCTGGAAGACGGGGCCGCTGGCGATTGGATCCGCGACATGGCGCTCTCCTTAAGCGTTGCGGACCTGATTTTAATCCGAGATCATTTCCGCGATATCGGTCGAGCACCGACGCTAACGGAATTGCGCATGTTGGACACCTATTGGTCGGATCATTGTCGTCATACAACCTTTCATACCATCCTGGATTCAGTGAAAATCGATCCGGGGCCTTATTCCAGAGTGTTGTTGGACGCCTACAACCGCTTTTTAAGTGATTTCGCCCTCATCAAACCCGACCGGCACCGGCACACCCTCATGGACATGGCCACATTGAGCATGCGCATCATGAAAAAGCAGGGGCGCCTGGATGACATGGAGGTGTCGGGCGAAGTCAATGCCTGCAGCATTATCCGCTCCGTGCGGGAAAACGGGACTGAGCGGGATTGGTTGATCCTGTTCAAAAACGAAACCCACAACCATCCAACCGAGATCGAACCCTTCGGCGGCGCCGCCACCTGTCTCGGCGGTGCCATCCGCGATCCGCTTTCGGGACGCGCGTACGTGTATCAGGCCATGCGGGTTACCGGGTGCGGAGACCCACGCACCCCGATTGGTGAAACCCTTCCCGGCAAACTGCCGCAACGCCGCATCACTACTGAAGCCGCGCATGGATACAGTTCATACGGCAACCAGATCGGCCTGGCCACCGGCCTGGTCCGCGAGATCTACCATCCCGGATACGTGGCCAAGCGCATGGAGGTGGGTGCCGTGATCGGCGCCGTTCCCCGGGAACACGTGCTCCGCCGGGACGCCGTTCCGGGAGACCGCATCCTGCTGGTGGGGGGGAAAACCGGCCGGGACGGAATCGGGGGAGCCACGGGATCATCCAAAACACATACCGAGCAGTCGCTAACCACCGCGGGAGCGGAAGTTCAGAAAGGCAATCCCCCTGAAGAGCGCAAGTTGCAACGCTTGTTTCGCAATCCCCGGGCCATCGGTATGATTCGCAAATGCAATGATTTCGGCGCCGGCGGAGTGGCCGTGGCCGTGGGTGAACTGGCGGCGGGAATCGACGTATTCCTCCACAGGGTACCGTTGAAGTACCAGGGCCTGAACGCGACGGAAGTCGCTTTGTCGGAGTCCCAGGAACGCATGGCGGTTGTGGTATCGGCGGCGGATACGGACGCATTTGTCAAGGCGGCGGAAAGTGAGAACCTGGAAGCCACTGAAATAGCCGTGGTAACGGAGAACAACCGTTTGCGCATGTTCTGGCATGACCGGATCATCCTGAATCTGGAACGTGATTTCCTGGATTCCCACGGGGCAAAACAGCATGCCCGGGTTCGGGTGACCCCACCGGCAATCAATGGCAAAAGCGACTTGCTGGTCCCGTTGGTGAATGCGGATAAAGGCGAGAAAACCGCCTGGCTGAAACTGATGGCGGACCTCAACATCACCAGCCAGCAGGGCCTGGTTGAGCATTTTGACGCATCCATCGGCGCCGCGTCGGTTCATTATCCCCTGGGTGGCGCGTTTCAGGATACCCCCGCTGATGCCATGGTGGCCAAAATCCCCCTGGACCACGGTCAGGCAGCCACCGCCACGGCCATGACATTTGGATTTGACCCCCACCTCTCTGTAAGAAGTCCGTTTCACGGTGCCGTCTACGCCGTGGTGGAAGCCGTTACCCGGCTGGCGGCCGTGGGGGTCGCCCTGTGCGAGATCCGCTTCTCCCTGCAGGAATACTTTGAAAAACTTGGCGATGATGAAGCGCGCTGGGGAAAGCCCTTCAGCGCATTGCTGGGGGCCCATACCGCGCTGATGCAACTTGGTGTTGCGGCCATCGGGGGCAAAGACAGCATGTCCGGATCCTTTAACGAACTTGACGTGCCTCCTACCCTGATCGCTTTTGCCGTAGGCACACTGGATGTGGAAAAAGCCGTGTCCGCTGAATTCAAGCAGGCGAACCGCCGCGTTTATCTGGTTCCGCTGGATACCGTTTCCGGGGATATGCCTGATTTTCAACGCCTGCGCTCCAGGCTGGACGCGGTTTGCCGCGCTATCCAGGCCGGAGAAGTGACGGCCGCGCGCGCGATCGGCATGGGCGGAACGGCTGAAGGCCTTGCCAAGATGGCGTTCGGAAATCGCATCGGCCTAGAGATCCGGCCGGAGATCGCGGCCGACCTGCTGTTCCGGCCCGCTTACGGCGCCATGATCCTGGAGGTTCCAGCCGACAGGGAAACAGGCTGGCTAAGAGAAGCCGGGGCGCAATGGATCGCCGACACCATCAAAGAAGAGGAAATCCGCCATAATGCCATTGTGATTCCCCTGGAGGAGTTGCTATATCCCTGGAAACAGACCCTTGAAGGGGTTTTCCCCTCACGATCATGCCCTGCCGAAAACCTGTTTAAAGAGATCCCCTTGCACGCGGCACGGACCCGAAGATCCGCCTGCGCAAAAACGGCGCATCCAAGGGCATTTGTCCCGGTTTTTCCGGGCACGAACTGCGAGTACGACACCACGGCCGCCCTGGAGCAGGCCGGCGCCCTTGCCCGCGCCCAGGTGTTTCGCAATCGTTCACCACAAGAGGTTGAGGAATCCATCACGGCCCTATGCCGGGAGATCGACCAAGCCCAGATGCTGGTCTTGCCAGGAGGCTTCAGCGCCGGTGACGAGCCGGAGGGATCCGGTAAGTTCATCGCCACCGTATTCCGCAATCCCCGGGTTCATGAAGCTGTGGAGCGCCTGCTCAATCAAAGAGACGGCTTGATACTGGGCATCTGTAACGGTTTCCAGGCCTTGATCAAACTCGGGCTTCTGCCCTACGGAAAGATTTTGGACCTGTCGGCGCAGAGTCCGACCATTACCTATAACCAGATCGGCCGACATGTGGCCCGCATGGTGCGAACCCGGATTGTATCCACGCTTTCACCCTGGTTTTCCCGCTGTCGTGCCGGTGACATCCACACGGTCCCCGTTTCTCACGGGGAGGGACGCTTTATCGCCTCCGCGAAACAGCTTCATGCCCTGACGCAGGCCGGCCAAGTGGCCACCCAATACGTGGACATGGAGGGCAAGCCGACCATGAACTATCCCCATAATCCAAACGGTTCGAGCCTTGCCGTAGAGGGGATATGCAGTCCGGACGGCCGAATCCTTGGAAAAATGGGTCACAGTGAACGCCTGGGCCCATGGACCGCGCGCAATATTCCCGGTATAACCGAACCGGCATTGTTTTCTGGGGGAGTCGCTTACTTCAGATGA
- a CDS encoding replication-associated recombination protein A: MTDHASKPRPDPNSLFPLADHMRPDHISEVYGQEHLTGPGKILSDMAARGQLSSTILWGPPGTGKTTLSRILAKSLNTPSMEFSATVSRIAEIRAVMQEANATRDRCHRPLVVFVDEIHHFNKHMQDAFLSFVEKGDIVLLGTTTENPAFKLNRALISRMQIFELRPLGDSHLETILDRALTGIRETGIAVADLSAEAAALLIRFAAGDARRLLNGLEMILRLGRDAGTPIQAEEVALLLQKKVKGYDRSGDDRYQLISAFHKSVRNSDVDASLYWLHRMLAGGEDPLFILRRMIRITAEDIGLADPQALRICLDAREAYDFIGSPEGEIFLTMATIYLASAPKSNSLYATEKRMQQVADRYGNEPVPLHLINPSHFLAARKGAGRDYLYAHDFATRTTPMQTMPAGVPDKGFYSSGEFGFEKTIHERIQFWREQKMAMERAADKKEQQKED; this comes from the coding sequence ATGACGGATCACGCCTCGAAACCCCGGCCCGACCCGAACTCACTGTTTCCGCTGGCGGACCACATGCGCCCGGACCACATCAGCGAGGTATACGGCCAGGAGCACCTGACCGGACCGGGAAAAATCCTTTCCGACATGGCGGCGCGCGGACAACTCAGTTCCACCATCCTATGGGGACCTCCCGGAACCGGCAAGACCACGCTTTCCCGCATCCTGGCCAAATCCCTGAACACCCCTTCCATGGAATTTTCAGCCACGGTTTCCCGTATCGCGGAAATCCGCGCGGTGATGCAGGAAGCAAACGCCACGCGAGACCGTTGCCATCGCCCGCTGGTGGTGTTTGTAGACGAGATTCATCACTTCAACAAGCACATGCAGGACGCGTTCCTCTCTTTTGTGGAAAAGGGAGACATTGTGCTGTTGGGAACCACCACCGAAAACCCCGCTTTCAAACTCAACCGCGCCTTGATTTCGCGCATGCAGATCTTTGAATTGCGCCCCCTGGGCGACAGCCATCTAGAGACTATCCTGGATCGCGCCTTGACCGGTATCCGGGAAACCGGCATTGCCGTTGCGGACCTTTCCGCTGAGGCCGCGGCCTTGCTGATCCGCTTTGCTGCGGGAGACGCCCGCCGCCTGCTTAATGGACTGGAAATGATCCTGCGCCTGGGCCGGGATGCGGGCACGCCTATCCAGGCAGAGGAAGTGGCGCTGCTACTGCAAAAAAAAGTCAAGGGATATGATCGATCCGGAGATGACCGTTACCAGTTGATCTCTGCATTTCACAAAAGTGTGCGCAATTCAGATGTGGACGCATCCCTGTACTGGCTGCACCGCATGCTCGCGGGCGGAGAAGATCCGCTTTTTATTCTGCGGCGCATGATCCGCATCACCGCGGAAGACATCGGCCTGGCAGATCCCCAAGCCCTGCGCATCTGCCTCGATGCCCGCGAAGCCTACGACTTTATCGGCTCGCCCGAAGGTGAGATCTTTTTAACCATGGCCACGATTTACCTGGCCTCCGCACCCAAAAGCAATTCCCTGTACGCAACCGAGAAACGCATGCAACAGGTAGCGGATCGTTACGGAAACGAGCCCGTACCCCTGCACTTGATCAATCCTTCCCACTTCCTGGCCGCACGCAAAGGAGCCGGACGCGATTACCTGTACGCCCACGACTTCGCGACCCGAACCACGCCCATGCAGACCATGCCCGCGGGTGTTCCGGATAAAGGTTTTTACTCTTCGGGTGAGTTCGGCTTCGAAAAAACCATCCACGAGCGTATCCAGTTCTGGCGGGAACAAAAAATGGCAATGGAACGGGCCGCGGATAAAAAAGAACAACAAAA